In Xiphias gladius isolate SHS-SW01 ecotype Sanya breed wild chromosome 16, ASM1685928v1, whole genome shotgun sequence, a genomic segment contains:
- the ppp2r3b gene encoding serine/threonine-protein phosphatase 2A regulatory subunit B'' subunit beta isoform X1 — translation MPSPQVLQPVLKMKVDELFLNWLSDPATQSLLKDYLDLIKSGRNIDLSAGDAQDKRSLSFNENNNVASQKNLAEKKPAALSTPSSPPSASTLPSGSSSNTRVTGPNGRVLRRSVSTKKAQVRTEEPVTTALSESIPKFYFPQGRPQANLNIDSLISKIEKIFSQFPNERATIEDMGQVAKACECPLYWKVPLFNSAGGDRTGFVSVHKFVAMWRKTLQTCHNDASKFVHLLAKPGCNYLEQDDFIPFLQDVVNSHAGLAFLKEAPDFHSRYITTVIQRIFYNVNRSWTGKITCYELRKSNFLQNVMLLEQEEDVNQLTEFFSYEHFYVIYCKFWELDTDHDLYIDQKDLARHNDQAISHKMIERIFSGTVTRDRLVYKEGRLSYADFVWFLISEEDKKTDTSIEYWFRCMDLDGDGVLSMYELEYFYEEQCQKLETMAIEPLPFEDCLCQMLDLVKPEVEGKITLRDLKRCKLSHIFFDTFFNIEKYLDHEQKDPFSVIREVETDGQEVSDWEKYAAEEYDILVAEEAANDQCNDVYDNPLSPLGQHISSELGLTKRHFFEIPSPHCNLDLDEYEYEDDFE, via the exons ATGCCGTCGCCACAAGTTCTCCAGCCGGTTCTTAAAATGAAGGTGGACGAGCTGTTTCTCAACTGGTTGAGTGATCCGGCAACCCAGTCACTACTCAAAGATTATCTTGACCTAATCAAAAGTGGACGAAACATTGATTTGAGCGCTGGGGACGCCCAGGACAAAAGGTCATTGAGCTTCAATGAGAACAACAATGTGGCATCCCAGAAGAACCTGGCAGAGAAGAAGCCTGCTGCCCTCAGTACTCCCTCCAGCCCTCCATCTGCCAGTACCCTGCCTTCCGGCAGTAGCAGTAATACCAGAGTGACAGGACCCAATGGCCGAGTACTACGCAGGTCTGTCAGCACAAAAAAG gcCCAGGTGAGGACAGAGGAGCCCGTCACCACAGCGCTGAGTGAAAGCATTCCAAAGTTTTACTTCCCACAGGGCCGGCCCCAAGCCAACCTCAACATCGACAGCCTCATTtccaaaattgagaaaatattttcccaATTCCCAAATGAAAGGGCCACCATTGAGGACATGGGGCAGGTTGCCAAG GCCTGTGAGTGCCCCCTCTATTGGAAAGTGCCATTGTTCAACTCGGCTGGAGGCGACAGGACGGGCTTCGTGTCTGTTCACAAGTTTGTGGCTATGTGGAGAAA aACTCTACAGACCTGTCACAATGATGCTTCCAAATTTGTACACCTCTTGGCCAAGCCTGGCTGTAATTACCTGGAACAAGACGACTTTATTCCATTCCTGCAG GATGTGGTGAACTCACACGCAGGCCTGGCCTTTCTAAAGGAGGCACCGGACTTTCACTCACGATACATCACCACG GTGATTCAGAGGATATTTTATAATGTGAACCGGTCGTGGACTGGAAAAATAACATGTTATGAGCTCAGGAAAAGTAACTTTCTTCAG AATGTGATGTTGCTGGAGCAGGAAGAAGACGTGAACCAGCTGACAGAGTTCTTCTCCTATGAACATTTCTATGTTATCTACTGCAAGTTCTGGGAGCTGGACACAGACCATGACCTCTACATAGACCAGAAGGACCTGGCACGGCACAATGACCAAG CCATCTCGCATAAGATGATTGAGAGAATATTCTCAGGAACAGTAACAAG gGACAGACTAGTGTATAAGGAGGGCAGGCTGAGTTATGCTGATTTTGTCTGGTTCCTCATCTCTGAGGAAGACAAGAAGACTGACACCAG TATAGAGTACTGGTTCCGCTGTATGGACCTGGATGGGGATGGGGTGCTCAGCATGTACGAGCTGGAGTACTTCTACGAGGAGCAGTGTCAGAAGCTGGAGACCATGGCTATTGAGCCCCTTCCCTTTGAGGACTGCCTCTGCCAAATGCTTGACCTTGTCAAGCCTGAGGTCGAAG GTAAGATCACTCTGCGGGACCTTAAGAGGTGCAAGTTGTCCCACATCTTCTTCGACACTTTCTTCAACATCGAGAAATACCTGGACCACGAGCAGAAGGACCCTTTCTCTGTTATAAGG GAGGTGGAAACGGACGGCCAGGAGGTTTCAGACTGGGAGAAATACGCTGCAGAGGAGTACGACATCCTAGTGGCAGAGGAGGCCGCCAACGATCAGTGCAATGATGT GTATGATAATCCTTTGAGCCCCTTAGGGCAACACATCTCCAGTGAGCTGGGTCTGACAAAGAGACACTTCTTTGAGATCCCCAGTCCGCACTGCAACCTGGACCTGGATGAATACGAGTATGAAGATGACTTTGAATGA
- the ppp2r3b gene encoding serine/threonine-protein phosphatase 2A regulatory subunit B'' subunit beta isoform X3 encodes MPSPQVLQPVLKMKVDELFLNWLSDPATQSLLKDYLDLIKSGRNIDLSAGDAQDKRSLSFNENNNVASQKNLAEKKPAALSTPSSPPSASTLPSGSSSNTRVTGPNGRVLRRSVSTKKAQVRTEEPVTTALSESIPKFYFPQGRPQANLNIDSLISKIEKIFSQFPNERATIEDMGQVAKACECPLYWKVPLFNSAGGDRTGFVSVHKFVAMWRKTLQTCHNDASKFVHLLAKPGCNYLEQDDFIPFLQDVVNSHAGLAFLKEAPDFHSRYITTVIQRIFYNVNRSWTGKITCYELRKSNFLQNVMLLEQEEDVNQLTEFFSYEHFYVIYCKFWELDTDHDLYIDQKDLARHNDQAISHKMIERIFSGTVTRDRLVYKEGRLSYADFVWFLISEEDKKTDTSIEYWFRCMDLDGDGVLSMYELEYFYEEQCQKLETMAIEPLPFEDCLCQMLDLVKPEVEGKITLRDLKRCKLSHIFFDTFFNIEKYLDHEQKDPFSVIREVETDGQEVSDWEKYAAEEYDILVAEEAANDQCNDVTTTDF; translated from the exons ATGCCGTCGCCACAAGTTCTCCAGCCGGTTCTTAAAATGAAGGTGGACGAGCTGTTTCTCAACTGGTTGAGTGATCCGGCAACCCAGTCACTACTCAAAGATTATCTTGACCTAATCAAAAGTGGACGAAACATTGATTTGAGCGCTGGGGACGCCCAGGACAAAAGGTCATTGAGCTTCAATGAGAACAACAATGTGGCATCCCAGAAGAACCTGGCAGAGAAGAAGCCTGCTGCCCTCAGTACTCCCTCCAGCCCTCCATCTGCCAGTACCCTGCCTTCCGGCAGTAGCAGTAATACCAGAGTGACAGGACCCAATGGCCGAGTACTACGCAGGTCTGTCAGCACAAAAAAG gcCCAGGTGAGGACAGAGGAGCCCGTCACCACAGCGCTGAGTGAAAGCATTCCAAAGTTTTACTTCCCACAGGGCCGGCCCCAAGCCAACCTCAACATCGACAGCCTCATTtccaaaattgagaaaatattttcccaATTCCCAAATGAAAGGGCCACCATTGAGGACATGGGGCAGGTTGCCAAG GCCTGTGAGTGCCCCCTCTATTGGAAAGTGCCATTGTTCAACTCGGCTGGAGGCGACAGGACGGGCTTCGTGTCTGTTCACAAGTTTGTGGCTATGTGGAGAAA aACTCTACAGACCTGTCACAATGATGCTTCCAAATTTGTACACCTCTTGGCCAAGCCTGGCTGTAATTACCTGGAACAAGACGACTTTATTCCATTCCTGCAG GATGTGGTGAACTCACACGCAGGCCTGGCCTTTCTAAAGGAGGCACCGGACTTTCACTCACGATACATCACCACG GTGATTCAGAGGATATTTTATAATGTGAACCGGTCGTGGACTGGAAAAATAACATGTTATGAGCTCAGGAAAAGTAACTTTCTTCAG AATGTGATGTTGCTGGAGCAGGAAGAAGACGTGAACCAGCTGACAGAGTTCTTCTCCTATGAACATTTCTATGTTATCTACTGCAAGTTCTGGGAGCTGGACACAGACCATGACCTCTACATAGACCAGAAGGACCTGGCACGGCACAATGACCAAG CCATCTCGCATAAGATGATTGAGAGAATATTCTCAGGAACAGTAACAAG gGACAGACTAGTGTATAAGGAGGGCAGGCTGAGTTATGCTGATTTTGTCTGGTTCCTCATCTCTGAGGAAGACAAGAAGACTGACACCAG TATAGAGTACTGGTTCCGCTGTATGGACCTGGATGGGGATGGGGTGCTCAGCATGTACGAGCTGGAGTACTTCTACGAGGAGCAGTGTCAGAAGCTGGAGACCATGGCTATTGAGCCCCTTCCCTTTGAGGACTGCCTCTGCCAAATGCTTGACCTTGTCAAGCCTGAGGTCGAAG GTAAGATCACTCTGCGGGACCTTAAGAGGTGCAAGTTGTCCCACATCTTCTTCGACACTTTCTTCAACATCGAGAAATACCTGGACCACGAGCAGAAGGACCCTTTCTCTGTTATAAGG GAGGTGGAAACGGACGGCCAGGAGGTTTCAGACTGGGAGAAATACGCTGCAGAGGAGTACGACATCCTAGTGGCAGAGGAGGCCGCCAACGATCAGTGCAATGATGT GACCACCACCGACTTCTAA
- the ppp2r3b gene encoding serine/threonine-protein phosphatase 2A regulatory subunit B'' subunit beta isoform X2, with protein MPSPQVLQPVLKMKVDELFLNWLSDPATQSLLKDYLDLIKSGRNIDLSAGDAQDKRSLSFNENNNVASQKNLAEKKPAALSTPSSPPSASTLPSGSSSNTRVTGPNGRVLRRSVSTKKAQVRTEEPVTTALSESIPKFYFPQGRPQANLNIDSLISKIEKIFSQFPNERATIEDMGQVAKACECPLYWKVPLFNSAGGDRTGFVSVHKFVAMWRKTLQTCHNDASKFVHLLAKPGCNYLEQDDFIPFLQDVVNSHAGLAFLKEAPDFHSRYITTVIQRIFYNVNRSWTGKITCYELRKSNFLQNVMLLEQEEDVNQLTEFFSYEHFYVIYCKFWELDTDHDLYIDQKDLARHNDQAISHKMIERIFSGTVTRDRLVYKEGRLSYADFVWFLISEEDKKTDTSIEYWFRCMDLDGDGVLSMYELEYFYEEQCQKLETMAIEPLPFEDCLCQMLDLVKPEVEGKITLRDLKRCKLSHIFFDTFFNIEKYLDHEQKDPFSVIREVETDGQEVSDWEKYAAEEYDILVAEEAANDQCNDVRAPVSVSQ; from the exons ATGCCGTCGCCACAAGTTCTCCAGCCGGTTCTTAAAATGAAGGTGGACGAGCTGTTTCTCAACTGGTTGAGTGATCCGGCAACCCAGTCACTACTCAAAGATTATCTTGACCTAATCAAAAGTGGACGAAACATTGATTTGAGCGCTGGGGACGCCCAGGACAAAAGGTCATTGAGCTTCAATGAGAACAACAATGTGGCATCCCAGAAGAACCTGGCAGAGAAGAAGCCTGCTGCCCTCAGTACTCCCTCCAGCCCTCCATCTGCCAGTACCCTGCCTTCCGGCAGTAGCAGTAATACCAGAGTGACAGGACCCAATGGCCGAGTACTACGCAGGTCTGTCAGCACAAAAAAG gcCCAGGTGAGGACAGAGGAGCCCGTCACCACAGCGCTGAGTGAAAGCATTCCAAAGTTTTACTTCCCACAGGGCCGGCCCCAAGCCAACCTCAACATCGACAGCCTCATTtccaaaattgagaaaatattttcccaATTCCCAAATGAAAGGGCCACCATTGAGGACATGGGGCAGGTTGCCAAG GCCTGTGAGTGCCCCCTCTATTGGAAAGTGCCATTGTTCAACTCGGCTGGAGGCGACAGGACGGGCTTCGTGTCTGTTCACAAGTTTGTGGCTATGTGGAGAAA aACTCTACAGACCTGTCACAATGATGCTTCCAAATTTGTACACCTCTTGGCCAAGCCTGGCTGTAATTACCTGGAACAAGACGACTTTATTCCATTCCTGCAG GATGTGGTGAACTCACACGCAGGCCTGGCCTTTCTAAAGGAGGCACCGGACTTTCACTCACGATACATCACCACG GTGATTCAGAGGATATTTTATAATGTGAACCGGTCGTGGACTGGAAAAATAACATGTTATGAGCTCAGGAAAAGTAACTTTCTTCAG AATGTGATGTTGCTGGAGCAGGAAGAAGACGTGAACCAGCTGACAGAGTTCTTCTCCTATGAACATTTCTATGTTATCTACTGCAAGTTCTGGGAGCTGGACACAGACCATGACCTCTACATAGACCAGAAGGACCTGGCACGGCACAATGACCAAG CCATCTCGCATAAGATGATTGAGAGAATATTCTCAGGAACAGTAACAAG gGACAGACTAGTGTATAAGGAGGGCAGGCTGAGTTATGCTGATTTTGTCTGGTTCCTCATCTCTGAGGAAGACAAGAAGACTGACACCAG TATAGAGTACTGGTTCCGCTGTATGGACCTGGATGGGGATGGGGTGCTCAGCATGTACGAGCTGGAGTACTTCTACGAGGAGCAGTGTCAGAAGCTGGAGACCATGGCTATTGAGCCCCTTCCCTTTGAGGACTGCCTCTGCCAAATGCTTGACCTTGTCAAGCCTGAGGTCGAAG GTAAGATCACTCTGCGGGACCTTAAGAGGTGCAAGTTGTCCCACATCTTCTTCGACACTTTCTTCAACATCGAGAAATACCTGGACCACGAGCAGAAGGACCCTTTCTCTGTTATAAGG GAGGTGGAAACGGACGGCCAGGAGGTTTCAGACTGGGAGAAATACGCTGCAGAGGAGTACGACATCCTAGTGGCAGAGGAGGCCGCCAACGATCAGTGCAATGATGT CAGAGCCCCTGTGAGCGTGAGTCAGTGA
- the ppp2r3b gene encoding serine/threonine-protein phosphatase 2A regulatory subunit B'' subunit beta isoform X4, which produces MRMKELSLRQDPDLRKELALLARGCDFVLPSRFKKRLRAFQQGQAQVRTEEPVTTALSESIPKFYFPQGRPQANLNIDSLISKIEKIFSQFPNERATIEDMGQVAKACECPLYWKVPLFNSAGGDRTGFVSVHKFVAMWRKTLQTCHNDASKFVHLLAKPGCNYLEQDDFIPFLQDVVNSHAGLAFLKEAPDFHSRYITTVIQRIFYNVNRSWTGKITCYELRKSNFLQNVMLLEQEEDVNQLTEFFSYEHFYVIYCKFWELDTDHDLYIDQKDLARHNDQAISHKMIERIFSGTVTRDRLVYKEGRLSYADFVWFLISEEDKKTDTSIEYWFRCMDLDGDGVLSMYELEYFYEEQCQKLETMAIEPLPFEDCLCQMLDLVKPEVEGKITLRDLKRCKLSHIFFDTFFNIEKYLDHEQKDPFSVIREVETDGQEVSDWEKYAAEEYDILVAEEAANDQCNDVYDNPLSPLGQHISSELGLTKRHFFEIPSPHCNLDLDEYEYEDDFE; this is translated from the exons ATGAGGATGAAGGAGCTGTCTCTGCGTCAGGACCCTGACCTGAGAAAGGAGTTGGCTCTGCTGGCACGTGGCTGTGACTTTGTTCTGCCGTCTCGGTTCAAGAAGAGGCTCAGAGCTTTCCAACAAGGACAG gcCCAGGTGAGGACAGAGGAGCCCGTCACCACAGCGCTGAGTGAAAGCATTCCAAAGTTTTACTTCCCACAGGGCCGGCCCCAAGCCAACCTCAACATCGACAGCCTCATTtccaaaattgagaaaatattttcccaATTCCCAAATGAAAGGGCCACCATTGAGGACATGGGGCAGGTTGCCAAG GCCTGTGAGTGCCCCCTCTATTGGAAAGTGCCATTGTTCAACTCGGCTGGAGGCGACAGGACGGGCTTCGTGTCTGTTCACAAGTTTGTGGCTATGTGGAGAAA aACTCTACAGACCTGTCACAATGATGCTTCCAAATTTGTACACCTCTTGGCCAAGCCTGGCTGTAATTACCTGGAACAAGACGACTTTATTCCATTCCTGCAG GATGTGGTGAACTCACACGCAGGCCTGGCCTTTCTAAAGGAGGCACCGGACTTTCACTCACGATACATCACCACG GTGATTCAGAGGATATTTTATAATGTGAACCGGTCGTGGACTGGAAAAATAACATGTTATGAGCTCAGGAAAAGTAACTTTCTTCAG AATGTGATGTTGCTGGAGCAGGAAGAAGACGTGAACCAGCTGACAGAGTTCTTCTCCTATGAACATTTCTATGTTATCTACTGCAAGTTCTGGGAGCTGGACACAGACCATGACCTCTACATAGACCAGAAGGACCTGGCACGGCACAATGACCAAG CCATCTCGCATAAGATGATTGAGAGAATATTCTCAGGAACAGTAACAAG gGACAGACTAGTGTATAAGGAGGGCAGGCTGAGTTATGCTGATTTTGTCTGGTTCCTCATCTCTGAGGAAGACAAGAAGACTGACACCAG TATAGAGTACTGGTTCCGCTGTATGGACCTGGATGGGGATGGGGTGCTCAGCATGTACGAGCTGGAGTACTTCTACGAGGAGCAGTGTCAGAAGCTGGAGACCATGGCTATTGAGCCCCTTCCCTTTGAGGACTGCCTCTGCCAAATGCTTGACCTTGTCAAGCCTGAGGTCGAAG GTAAGATCACTCTGCGGGACCTTAAGAGGTGCAAGTTGTCCCACATCTTCTTCGACACTTTCTTCAACATCGAGAAATACCTGGACCACGAGCAGAAGGACCCTTTCTCTGTTATAAGG GAGGTGGAAACGGACGGCCAGGAGGTTTCAGACTGGGAGAAATACGCTGCAGAGGAGTACGACATCCTAGTGGCAGAGGAGGCCGCCAACGATCAGTGCAATGATGT GTATGATAATCCTTTGAGCCCCTTAGGGCAACACATCTCCAGTGAGCTGGGTCTGACAAAGAGACACTTCTTTGAGATCCCCAGTCCGCACTGCAACCTGGACCTGGATGAATACGAGTATGAAGATGACTTTGAATGA